The Mycteria americana isolate JAX WOST 10 ecotype Jacksonville Zoo and Gardens chromosome 25, USCA_MyAme_1.0, whole genome shotgun sequence genome includes a window with the following:
- the LOC142420786 gene encoding scale keratin-like: MSCSSLCVPSCGVAAPAPLADTANEPCVRQCPDSTVVIQPPASVVTFPGPILSSFPQYSVVGSAGAPGVGGGYGGTFGGRGGFGGLGGYGVYGGLGGYGGYGLYGGYGGYGLYGGYGAFGGCGYGGWRGGHRYLNGNCGPC, from the coding sequence atgtcctgctccagcctgtgcgtcccttcctgtggggtggccgccccggccccgctggctgacaccgccaacgagccctgcgtgcggcagtgccccgactccacggtggtgatccagcccccggcctcggtggtcaccttccccgggcccatcctcagctccttcccgcagtacagcgttgttggctcggcgggagcccccggcgttggagggggctacggcggcacttttggaggccgtggcggttttggaggcttagggggctatggggtgtatggaggccttgggggctatgggggctatgggctctatgggggctatggaggctatgggctttatgggggctacggagcctttgggggttgcggatacggcggctggcgcggaggccacaggtacctcaacGGCAACTGCgggccctgctaa